One segment of Bombus pascuorum chromosome 6, iyBomPasc1.1, whole genome shotgun sequence DNA contains the following:
- the LOC132908061 gene encoding homeodomain-interacting protein kinase 2 isoform X11: MPFESRWPESAWNHTKAHGMCDMFIQTQQTSSVNGSSSSSSSSSNNTVHHHSKKRKLEYNVSQPVIQHALVQSTGDYQLDNTGLQQRYSVNGANTAFSSLHNNNALQKSSPNQQTLVRASTIKLLDTYQRCGQKRKTWSREGNGDGLAVHSANATNAVGSTVVSQHHNQQQQQLQQQQQQQQQQQHKQTGMTAHSKQVTNAANGGGGSNPQGDGDYQLVQHEVLYSMTNQYEVLEFLGRGTFGQVVKCWKKGTNEIVAIKILKNHPSYARQGQIEVSILSRLSQENADEFNFVRAYECFQHKSHTCLVFEMLEQNLYDFLKQNKFSPLPLKYIRPILQQVLTALLKLKQLGLIHADLKPENIMLVDPVRQPYRVKVIDFGSASHVSKAVCNTYLQSRYYRAPEIILGLPYCEAIDMWSLGCVVAELFLGWPLYPGSSEYDQIRYISQTQGLPTEHMLNNASKTTKFFYRDMDSTYPFWRLKTPEEHEAETGIKSKEARKYIFNCLDDIGQVNVPTDLEGGQLLAEKADRREFIDLLKRMLTMDQVERRITPGEALNHAFVTLAHLVDYAHCNNVKASVQMMEVCRRAGDFTASPAHHQAPPAPQPPPPTSLVANFVPTTNGSAVTFTFNNQLTNQVQRLVREHRTAQTGYDNLYQIYSNSSRRATQYSSSSSGSNSGRSGVHDFPHQLVPGLLCHPPSYQTMPSPAKHVVVAQPPQAQQGPLQIQPSIISQQAVAAAAAAAQQQYAAVPVSMVETGRQMLLTNAVQTSWPGGSRQMAAIVPSWQQLPPQHAAIQQPLLSDAGDWGRPLIVDGSAILQDQRPVFPVTEVYNTSALVEHPPQGWGKRSVTKHHQHHVTVPQQSQHRHEHKKETQQLSPVKKRVKESTPPSNMRRHSPSSSHWQQQPMQQHHHSSKHSSSHNVEHHQVTSGRQQTITIHDTPSPAVSVITISDSDDDTSGKCTQSTPRAVQPVQQTHSSSQSHTNGHVTAHSTSQRSQRKNIISCVTVGDSDGEASPGRAHNHLYQHLPQHSQHQQTTQLIKHEPQQQHHVSSSSSGYSSQSQKKRLLAKVQSECNMVNVATKPEPGVEYLAPHPCHAPACKEPPTYQDDAYDMHDYFLQYVTTSSAHPHLQEQHIVYTTGTDKRVSWPGKRAEYKHEYVQPPAAHSRDHQKWAVANTVHQYRQSQVVGSAAHPGHTHSHHGHPAHLSPGGGGGGRSPAGGAVIGSAQHLGQPLYQEYAHVRSRAHAVPPPVYVTAAPSQAPTAIQQQQVPTYQGFTPGWVPRHLVDACISSPLTLYDSSRALPPPAHHSSARPLLASHAAHPLPAHMQPTAVYGLAPLSPAKHQYQPSGLWFTE; this comes from the exons ATGCCTTTTGAGAGCCGCTGGCCCGAATCAGCGTGGAACCATACAAAGGCACAT GGAATGTGTGACATGTTCATCCAAACACAGCAGACGAGTAGCGTCAAcggcagcagcagcagcagcagcagcagcagtaACAACACCGTTCACCACCACAGCAAGAAACGCAAGTTGGAGTACAACGTGAGTCAGCCGGTGATCCAACACGCATTGGTTCAATCGACCGGCGACTACCAATTAGACAATACCGGTCTGCAACAACGGTACTCCGTGAACGGTGCTAATACCGCATTTAGCTCGCTGCACAACAATAATGCGCTGCAGAAGAGTAGCCCGAACCAACAGACCCTGGTACGAGCCTCGACGATCAAGCTCTTAGACACGTACCAACGCTGTGGCCAGAAG AGAAAAACTTGGTCGAGGGAGGGTAATGGTGACGGCCTGGCAGTCCACTCCGCCAACGCGACGAACGCAGTGGGTAGTACTGTAGTGTCGCAACATCATAatcaacagcaacagcagctgcaacaacaacagcagcagcaacaacaacaacaacacaaGCAGACAGGCATGACGGCACACAGCAAGCAAGTAACCAACGCTGCCAATGGAGGCGGTGGCAGCAATCCCCAAGGAGATGGAGATTACCAGTTGGTACAGCACGAGGTTCTCTATTCTATGACTAATCAATATGAAGTCCTCGAATTTTTGGGCAGAGGTACTTTTGGACAG GTCGTAAAATGCTGGAAAAAGGGAACCAATGAAATAGTGGCCATCAAAATTCTGAAGAACCATCCATCTTATGCGCGCCAAGGGCAGATTGAG GTCTCCATCCTGTCTCGACTCAGTCAGGAAAATGCGGATGAGTTCAACTTTGTGCGCGCTTATGAGTGCTTTCAGCACAAATCCCATACCTGCTTGGTCTTTGAGATGCTAGAACAGAATCTGTATGATTTCCTGAAACAGAATAAATTTTCACCCCTACCCCTCAAATATATCAGACCGATTCTTCAACAAGTACTCACTGCTCTTTTGAAACTTAAG caatTGGGGTTAATTCACGCAGACCTTAAGCCGGAAAACATTATGTTGGTGGATCCAGTTCGTCAGCCTTACCGTGTAAAAGTTATTGATTTTGGGTCAGCTTCTCATGTATCTAAAGCTGTCTGCAACACGTATTTACAATCGCGATACTACCGTGCACCTGAAATTATACTTGGACTTCCATATTGTGAAGCAATAGATATGTGGTCGCTCGGCTGTGTGGTTGCGGAATTGTTTTTAGGATGGCCTCTATACCCTGGTAGTTCAGAATACGATCAGATTCGATACATAAGTCAGACGCAAGGCCTACCAACGGAACACATGTTAAACAATGCCAGTAAAACaacaaaattcttttacaGAGACATGGATA GTACATATCCATTTTGGCGATTAAAAACACCGGAAGAGCATGAGGCTGAAACTGGTATCAAATCAAAGGAAGCGAggaagtatatttttaattgtctcGATGATATTGGTCAAGTTAATGTCCCGACCGATTTGGAGGGTGGTCAACTTTTGGCAGAAAAAGCAGATAGAAGAGAGTTCATTGACCTCTTGAAGAGGATGCTCACAATGGACCAGGTA GAGCGCCGCATAACACCTGGGGAGGCTCTGAACCATGCCTTCGTTACGCTGGCCCATTTAGTCGATTATGCACATTGTAACAATGTTAAGGCTTCCGTCCAAATGATGGAGGTTTGCCGACGAGCCGGTGACTTCACTGCAAGTCCAGCGCATCATCAAGCTCCTCCAGCACCTCAACCACCACCACCAACATCATTGGTAGCTAATTTCGTGCCGACGACAAATGGTAGTGCCGTAACTTTCACCTTCAACAACCAGTTGACCAATCAAGTACAGCGATTGGTTAGGGAACATCGGACTGCGCAAACAGGATATGATAATCTG TATCAAATATACAGTAACAGTAGTCGTCGTGCGACTCAGTACAGTAGCTCGTCAAGTGGATCAAATAGCGGACGAAGTGGAGTGCACGACTTTCCACATCAATTGGTGCCTGGTCTACTTTGTCATCCACCCAGTTATCAGACGATGCCAAGTCCTGCAAAACACGTAGTTGTTGCTCAA CCTCCACAAGCGCAACAAGGCCCGTTACAAATTCAACCATCGATTATATCGCAGCAGGCCGTTGCTGCTGCAGCTGCAGCTGCCCAACAACAGTATGCAGCGGTTCCCGTATCTATGGTAGAAACTGGACGACAAATGTTACTAACC AACGCTGTACAAACCTCTTGGCCTGGTGGAAGTCGTCAAATGGCCGCTATCGTACCATCTTGGCAGCAGTTACCACCGCAACATGCAGCCATACAGCAGCCATTACTGAGTGATGCCGGAGATTGGGGAAGACCTCTTATCGTCGACGGTTCTGCTATTCTGCAG GATCAGAGGCCAGTATTTCCTGTCACGGAAGTATACAATACTAGTGCCCTTGTTGAGCATCCTCCTCAAGGTTGGGGCAAGCGTAGTGTTACGAAACATCATCAACATCATGTAACTGTACCTCAGCAGTCTCAACATAGGCACGAGCATAAAAAGGAAACGCAGCAGTTAAGTCCAGTGAAAAAGAGGGTAAAAGAAAGTACTCCACCGAGCAACATGAGACGGCATTCACCCTCCAGCAGTCATTGGCAACAACAACCCATGCAGCAACACCATCACAGCAGCAAACACAGCAGTAGTCATAATGTAGAACACCATCAAGTTACATCTGGTCGGCAGCAAACTATTACAATTCATGATACACCATCACCAGCAGTTTCTGTTATCACGATAAGTGATAGCGATGATGATACATCGGGCAAGTG TACGCAGTCAACACCACGCGCGGTTCAACCAGTACAGCAAACCCATTCAAGTAGTCAGTCGCATACTAATGGCCACGTAACAGCGCATAGTACATCTCAAAGATCgcaacgaaaaaatattatcagtTGTGTAACTGTCGGTGACAGCGATGGCGAAGCTAGTCCAGGTCGAGCGCATAATCATCTATACCAACATTTACCGCAACATTCTCAGCATCAACAAACTACGCAGTTAATTAAACACGAACCCCAACAGCAACATCACGTCAGCAG TAGCAGTTCTGGATATTCGTCTCAATCGCAAAAGAAACGTTTATTGGCCAAAGTACAGTCCGAATGCAATATGGTGAATGTTGCGACAAAACCGGAGCCCGGCGTTGAGTACCTTGCACCACATCCGTGTCACGCGCCAGCCTGTAAAGAACCACCGACCTATCag GATGATGCCTATGACATGCATGACTACTTCTTGCAGTATGTGACCACGAGTAGCGCGCATCCGCATCTCCAAGAGCAACACATTGTGTATACGACCGGCACGGACAAGCGGGTATCATGGCCTGGAAAGAGAGCTGAATACAAACACGAGTACGTTCAACCACCGGCTGCTCATTCCAGAGACCACCAGAAATGGGCGGTAGCGAATACTGTGCATCAGTATAG GCAGAGCCAGGTAGTGGGTTCGGCAGCCCATCCGGGTCATACCCACAGTCACCATGGGCATCCAGCCCACCTCAGTCCTGggggcggtggcggtggcagAAGTCCTGCAGGGGGGGCTGTAATAGGAAGTGCCCAGCATCTGGGACAGCCCCTGTACCAGGAGTACGCTCATGTGCGTTCAAGAGCCCATGCCGTGCCACCCCCGGTATACGTAACTGCCGCGCCTTCTCAGGCTCCCACTGCTATCCAGCAGCAACAAGTGCCCACCTATCAGGGATTCACACCCGGGTGGGTACCTAGACACCTAGTTGATGCATGCAT CTCGTCTCCATTAACGTTGTATGATTCTAGTCGAGCGTTGCCACCACCAGCTCATCATAGCTCGGCCAGACCGTTGCTGGCAAGTCATGCAGCGCATCCACTGCCTGCACATATGCAGCCAACAGCCGTTTATGGATTGGCCCCACTTTCACCGGCCAAACATCAATATCAACCTTCTGGTTTGTGGTTCACCGAGTAA
- the LOC132908061 gene encoding homeodomain-interacting protein kinase 2 isoform X5, giving the protein MPFESRWPESAWNHTKAHGMCDMFIQTQQTSSVNGSSSSSSSSSNNTVHHHSKKRKLEYNVSQPVIQHALVQSTGDYQLDNTGLQQRYSVNGANTAFSSLHNNNALQKSSPNQQTLVRASTIKLLDTYQRCGQKRKTWSREGNGDGLAVHSANATNAVGSTVVSQHHNQQQQQLQQQQQQQQQQQHKQTGMTAHSKQVTNAANGGGGSNPQGDGDYQLVQHEVLYSMTNQYEVLEFLGRGTFGQVVKCWKKGTNEIVAIKILKNHPSYARQGQIEVSILSRLSQENADEFNFVRAYECFQHKSHTCLVFEMLEQNLYDFLKQNKFSPLPLKYIRPILQQVLTALLKLKQLGLIHADLKPENIMLVDPVRQPYRVKVIDFGSASHVSKAVCNTYLQSRYYRAPEIILGLPYCEAIDMWSLGCVVAELFLGWPLYPGSSEYDQIRYISQTQGLPTEHMLNNASKTTKFFYRDMDSTYPFWRLKTPEEHEAETGIKSKEARKYIFNCLDDIGQVNVPTDLEGGQLLAEKADRREFIDLLKRMLTMDQVERRITPGEALNHAFVTLAHLVDYAHCNNVKASVQMMEVCRRAGDFTASPAHHQAPPAPQPPPPTSLVANFVPTTNGSAVTFTFNNQLTNQVQRLVREHRTAQTGYDNLYQIYSNSSRRATQYSSSSSGSNSGRSGVHDFPHQLVPGLLCHPPSYQTMPSPAKHVVVAQPPQAQQGPLQIQPSIISQQAVAAAAAAAQQQYAAVPVSMVETGRQMLLTNAVQTSWPGGSRQMAAIVPSWQQLPPQHAAIQQPLLSDAGDWGRPLIVDGSAILQDQRPVFPVTEVYNTSALVEHPPQGWGKRSVTKHHQHHVTVPQQSQHRHEHKKETQQLSPVKKRVKESTPPSNMRRHSPSSSHWQQQPMQQHHHSSKHSSSHNVEHHQVTSGRQQTITIHDTPSPAVSVITISDSDDDTSGKCCGDQQCGTCQNLATRLSGDGRPVREEVIRSTQSTPRAVQPVQQTHSSSQSHTNGHVTAHSTSQRSQRKNIISCVTVGDSDGEASPGRAHNHLYQHLPQHSQHQQTTQLIKHEPQQQHHVSSSSSGYSSQSQKKRLLAKVQSECNMVNVATKPEPGVEYLAPHPCHAPACKEPPTYQDDAYDMHDYFLQYVTTSSAHPHLQEQHIVYTTGTDKRVSWPGKRAEYKHEYVQPPAAHSRDHQKWAVANTVHQYRQSQVVGSAAHPGHTHSHHGHPAHLSPGGGGGGRSPAGGAVIGSAQHLGQPLYQEYAHVRSRAHAVPPPVYVTAAPSQAPTAIQQQQVPTYQGFTPGWVPRHLVDACIRALPPPAHHSSARPLLASHAAHPLPAHMQPTAVYGLAPLSPAKHQYQPSGLWFTE; this is encoded by the exons ATGCCTTTTGAGAGCCGCTGGCCCGAATCAGCGTGGAACCATACAAAGGCACAT GGAATGTGTGACATGTTCATCCAAACACAGCAGACGAGTAGCGTCAAcggcagcagcagcagcagcagcagcagcagtaACAACACCGTTCACCACCACAGCAAGAAACGCAAGTTGGAGTACAACGTGAGTCAGCCGGTGATCCAACACGCATTGGTTCAATCGACCGGCGACTACCAATTAGACAATACCGGTCTGCAACAACGGTACTCCGTGAACGGTGCTAATACCGCATTTAGCTCGCTGCACAACAATAATGCGCTGCAGAAGAGTAGCCCGAACCAACAGACCCTGGTACGAGCCTCGACGATCAAGCTCTTAGACACGTACCAACGCTGTGGCCAGAAG AGAAAAACTTGGTCGAGGGAGGGTAATGGTGACGGCCTGGCAGTCCACTCCGCCAACGCGACGAACGCAGTGGGTAGTACTGTAGTGTCGCAACATCATAatcaacagcaacagcagctgcaacaacaacagcagcagcaacaacaacaacaacacaaGCAGACAGGCATGACGGCACACAGCAAGCAAGTAACCAACGCTGCCAATGGAGGCGGTGGCAGCAATCCCCAAGGAGATGGAGATTACCAGTTGGTACAGCACGAGGTTCTCTATTCTATGACTAATCAATATGAAGTCCTCGAATTTTTGGGCAGAGGTACTTTTGGACAG GTCGTAAAATGCTGGAAAAAGGGAACCAATGAAATAGTGGCCATCAAAATTCTGAAGAACCATCCATCTTATGCGCGCCAAGGGCAGATTGAG GTCTCCATCCTGTCTCGACTCAGTCAGGAAAATGCGGATGAGTTCAACTTTGTGCGCGCTTATGAGTGCTTTCAGCACAAATCCCATACCTGCTTGGTCTTTGAGATGCTAGAACAGAATCTGTATGATTTCCTGAAACAGAATAAATTTTCACCCCTACCCCTCAAATATATCAGACCGATTCTTCAACAAGTACTCACTGCTCTTTTGAAACTTAAG caatTGGGGTTAATTCACGCAGACCTTAAGCCGGAAAACATTATGTTGGTGGATCCAGTTCGTCAGCCTTACCGTGTAAAAGTTATTGATTTTGGGTCAGCTTCTCATGTATCTAAAGCTGTCTGCAACACGTATTTACAATCGCGATACTACCGTGCACCTGAAATTATACTTGGACTTCCATATTGTGAAGCAATAGATATGTGGTCGCTCGGCTGTGTGGTTGCGGAATTGTTTTTAGGATGGCCTCTATACCCTGGTAGTTCAGAATACGATCAGATTCGATACATAAGTCAGACGCAAGGCCTACCAACGGAACACATGTTAAACAATGCCAGTAAAACaacaaaattcttttacaGAGACATGGATA GTACATATCCATTTTGGCGATTAAAAACACCGGAAGAGCATGAGGCTGAAACTGGTATCAAATCAAAGGAAGCGAggaagtatatttttaattgtctcGATGATATTGGTCAAGTTAATGTCCCGACCGATTTGGAGGGTGGTCAACTTTTGGCAGAAAAAGCAGATAGAAGAGAGTTCATTGACCTCTTGAAGAGGATGCTCACAATGGACCAGGTA GAGCGCCGCATAACACCTGGGGAGGCTCTGAACCATGCCTTCGTTACGCTGGCCCATTTAGTCGATTATGCACATTGTAACAATGTTAAGGCTTCCGTCCAAATGATGGAGGTTTGCCGACGAGCCGGTGACTTCACTGCAAGTCCAGCGCATCATCAAGCTCCTCCAGCACCTCAACCACCACCACCAACATCATTGGTAGCTAATTTCGTGCCGACGACAAATGGTAGTGCCGTAACTTTCACCTTCAACAACCAGTTGACCAATCAAGTACAGCGATTGGTTAGGGAACATCGGACTGCGCAAACAGGATATGATAATCTG TATCAAATATACAGTAACAGTAGTCGTCGTGCGACTCAGTACAGTAGCTCGTCAAGTGGATCAAATAGCGGACGAAGTGGAGTGCACGACTTTCCACATCAATTGGTGCCTGGTCTACTTTGTCATCCACCCAGTTATCAGACGATGCCAAGTCCTGCAAAACACGTAGTTGTTGCTCAA CCTCCACAAGCGCAACAAGGCCCGTTACAAATTCAACCATCGATTATATCGCAGCAGGCCGTTGCTGCTGCAGCTGCAGCTGCCCAACAACAGTATGCAGCGGTTCCCGTATCTATGGTAGAAACTGGACGACAAATGTTACTAACC AACGCTGTACAAACCTCTTGGCCTGGTGGAAGTCGTCAAATGGCCGCTATCGTACCATCTTGGCAGCAGTTACCACCGCAACATGCAGCCATACAGCAGCCATTACTGAGTGATGCCGGAGATTGGGGAAGACCTCTTATCGTCGACGGTTCTGCTATTCTGCAG GATCAGAGGCCAGTATTTCCTGTCACGGAAGTATACAATACTAGTGCCCTTGTTGAGCATCCTCCTCAAGGTTGGGGCAAGCGTAGTGTTACGAAACATCATCAACATCATGTAACTGTACCTCAGCAGTCTCAACATAGGCACGAGCATAAAAAGGAAACGCAGCAGTTAAGTCCAGTGAAAAAGAGGGTAAAAGAAAGTACTCCACCGAGCAACATGAGACGGCATTCACCCTCCAGCAGTCATTGGCAACAACAACCCATGCAGCAACACCATCACAGCAGCAAACACAGCAGTAGTCATAATGTAGAACACCATCAAGTTACATCTGGTCGGCAGCAAACTATTACAATTCATGATACACCATCACCAGCAGTTTCTGTTATCACGATAAGTGATAGCGATGATGATACATCGGGCAAGTG CTGTGGAGATCAGCAATGTGGAACCTGTCAAAATTTGGCAACTCGCCTGTCTGGCGATGGACGTCCAGTCCGCGAGGAAGTCATTCGAAG TACGCAGTCAACACCACGCGCGGTTCAACCAGTACAGCAAACCCATTCAAGTAGTCAGTCGCATACTAATGGCCACGTAACAGCGCATAGTACATCTCAAAGATCgcaacgaaaaaatattatcagtTGTGTAACTGTCGGTGACAGCGATGGCGAAGCTAGTCCAGGTCGAGCGCATAATCATCTATACCAACATTTACCGCAACATTCTCAGCATCAACAAACTACGCAGTTAATTAAACACGAACCCCAACAGCAACATCACGTCAGCAG TAGCAGTTCTGGATATTCGTCTCAATCGCAAAAGAAACGTTTATTGGCCAAAGTACAGTCCGAATGCAATATGGTGAATGTTGCGACAAAACCGGAGCCCGGCGTTGAGTACCTTGCACCACATCCGTGTCACGCGCCAGCCTGTAAAGAACCACCGACCTATCag GATGATGCCTATGACATGCATGACTACTTCTTGCAGTATGTGACCACGAGTAGCGCGCATCCGCATCTCCAAGAGCAACACATTGTGTATACGACCGGCACGGACAAGCGGGTATCATGGCCTGGAAAGAGAGCTGAATACAAACACGAGTACGTTCAACCACCGGCTGCTCATTCCAGAGACCACCAGAAATGGGCGGTAGCGAATACTGTGCATCAGTATAG GCAGAGCCAGGTAGTGGGTTCGGCAGCCCATCCGGGTCATACCCACAGTCACCATGGGCATCCAGCCCACCTCAGTCCTGggggcggtggcggtggcagAAGTCCTGCAGGGGGGGCTGTAATAGGAAGTGCCCAGCATCTGGGACAGCCCCTGTACCAGGAGTACGCTCATGTGCGTTCAAGAGCCCATGCCGTGCCACCCCCGGTATACGTAACTGCCGCGCCTTCTCAGGCTCCCACTGCTATCCAGCAGCAACAAGTGCCCACCTATCAGGGATTCACACCCGGGTGGGTACCTAGACACCTAGTTGATGCATGCAT TCGAGCGTTGCCACCACCAGCTCATCATAGCTCGGCCAGACCGTTGCTGGCAAGTCATGCAGCGCATCCACTGCCTGCACATATGCAGCCAACAGCCGTTTATGGATTGGCCCCACTTTCACCGGCCAAACATCAATATCAACCTTCTGGTTTGTGGTTCACCGAGTAA